One window of Prionailurus bengalensis isolate Pbe53 chromosome B1, Fcat_Pben_1.1_paternal_pri, whole genome shotgun sequence genomic DNA carries:
- the JADE1 gene encoding protein Jade-1 isoform X6: MAASQLLGHRIPDLSTGEVRAPDMKIENLQRRSAGSAAASHCQPQVFRTDLITAMKLHDSYQLNPDEYYVLADPWRQEWEKGVQVPVSPGTIPQPVARVVSEEKSLMFIRPKKYIVSPGSEPPELGYVDIRTLADSVCRYDLNDMDAAWLELTNEEFKEMGMPELDEYTMERVLEEFEQRCYDNMNHAIETEEGLGIEYDEDVVCDVCQSPDGEDGNEMVFCDKCNICVHQACYGILKVPEGSWLCRTCALGVQPKCLLCPKKGGAMKPTRSGTKWVHVSCALWIPEVSIGSPEKMEPITKVSHIPSSRWALVCSLCNEKFGASIQCSVKNCRTAFHVTCAFDRGLEMKTILAENDEVKFKSYCPKHSSHRKPEESLGEGATQENGASECSPRNPLEPFASLEQNQEEAHRVSVRKQKLQQLEDEFYTFVNLLDVARALRLPEEVVDFLYQYWKLKRKVNFNKPLITPKKDEEDNLAKREQDVLFRRLQLFTHLRQDLERVRNLTYMVTRREKIKRSVCKVQEQIFNLYTKLLEQERVSGVPSSSCFSSSLENMLLFNSPSVGPDAPKIEDLKWHSAFFRKQMGTSLVHSLKKPHKRDPLQNSTGSGGKALLKQPDLCGRREGMVVPESFLSFEKTFAEARLLSAQQKNGVVVPDHGDRRDHRFHCDLSKGDLKDRSCKQSHKPLRSTDMSQRHLDSTRATTSPGGGQSAPGTRKEIVPKCNGSLIRVNYNQTAVKVPTTPASPVKNWGGFRIPKKGERQQQGEAHEGACHQHSDYPYLGLGRVPAKERAKNKLKSDNENDGYVPDVEMSDSESEASEKKCIHASSTINRRTDIIRRSILAS, encoded by the exons gtGTTTAGGACAGACCTGATCACCGCTATGAAGTTGCATGACTCCTATCAGCTGAACCCAGATGAGTACTATGTGTTGGCAGATCCCTGGAGACAGGAGTGGGAGAAAGGAGTCCAGGTGCCCGTGAGCCCTGGGACCATCCCTCAGCCTGTGGCCAG GGTCGTGTCTGAAGAGAAATCCCTCATGTTCATCAGGCCCAAGAAATACATTGTCTCACCGGGCTCCGAGCCTCCAGAGTTGGGCTATGTTGATATCCGGACGCTGGCTGACAGTGTGTGTCGTTACGACCTCAACGACATGGATGCTGCATGGCTGGAACTGACCAATGAGGAATTTAAGGAGATGG GAATGCCTGAGTTAGATGAATACACCATGGAGAGGGTCCTGGAGGAATTTGAACAGCGATGCTATGACAATATGAATCATGCCATAGAGACCGAAGAAGGCCTGGGGATTGAATATGATGAAGATGTTGTCTGTGATGTCTGCCAGTCACCTGATGGTGAGGACGGCAACGAGATGGTGTTCTGTGACAAATGCAACATCTGTGTGCACCAG GCCTGTTATGGAATCCTCAAGGTCCCAGAGGGTAGTTGGCTATGCCGGACATGTGCCCTAGGGGTTCAGCCAAAGTGTTTGCTGTGTCCCAAGAAAGGCGGAGCTATGAAGCCTACCCGCAGTGGCACCAAATGGGTCCATGTCAGCTGTGCTCTGTGGATCCCTGAG GTGAGCATTGGCAGCCCCGAGAAGATGGAACCCATCACGAAGGTGTCTCACATCCCCAGCAGTCGGTGGGCGCTGGTGTGTAGCCTCTGCAATGAGAAGTTTGGGGCCTCCATACAG TGCTCTGTGAAGAACTGCCGCACAGCCTTTCACGTGACCTGTGCTTTCGACCGGGGCCTGGAGATGAAGACCATCTTGGCGGAGAACGATGAAGTCAAGTTCAAGTCCTACTGCCCGAAGCACAGCTCACATAGAAAACCCGAGGAGAGCCTCGGTGAGGGGGCCACTCAGGAGAATGGGGCCTCTGAGTGTTCCCCTCGGAATCCACTGGAGCCTTTTGCCAGCCTTGAGCAGAATCAAGAAGAGGCCCACCGGGTGAGTGTCCGTAAGCAGAAGCTGCAGCAGCTGGAAGATGAGTTCTACACCTTCGTCAACCTGCTGGATGTTGCCAGGGCCCTGCGGCTGCCTGAGGAAGTAGTGGATTTCCTGTACCAGTACTGGAAGTTGAAGAGGAAGGTCAACTTCAACAAGCCCTTGATCACTCCAAAGAAAGACGAAGAGGACAATCTAGCGAAGAGGGAGCAGGATGTCTTGTTTAGGAGGCTGCAGCTGTTCACTCATCTGCGGCAGGACCTGGAGAGG GTTCGGAACCTCACTTACATGGTGACCCGCAGGGAAAAGATTAAGCGATCTGTGTGCAAAGTCCAGGAACAGATATTCAATCTTTACACTAAGCTCTTGGAGCAAGAAAGAGTTTCAG GTGTGCCTTCATCTTCCTGCTTCTCGTCCTCACTGGAAAACATGCTTTTGTTCAACAGTCCTTCTGTGGGCCCTGATGCTCCCAAGATAGAGGACTTGAAGTGGCATTCTGCGTTCTTCAGGAAGCAAATGGGTACTTCCTTGGTTCATTCGCTGAAAAAGCCCCATAAGCGAGATCCATTGCAGAACAGCACTGGGAGTGGAGGCAAAGCCCTGCTGAAGCAGCCAGACCTGTGTGGTAGAAGGGAGGGGATGGTGGTCCCAGAGAGCTTTTTGAGTTTTGAAAAGACCTTTGCAGAAGCGCGTCTCCTGTCAGCACAACAGAAAAATGGTGTGGTGGTGCCCGACCACGGGGACAGAAGAGACCATCGTTTCCATTGTGATCTCAGTAAGGGAGACTTAAAGGACAGATCTTGTAAACAGAGCCACAAGCCTCTCAGGTCCACAGACATGTCCCAGAGGCATCTGGACAGCACACGAGCTACCACCTCCCCTGGAGGGGGGCAGTCAGCACCCGGCACAAGGAAGGAGATAGTGCCCAAGTGCAACGGCTCCCTAATCAGAGTAAACTATAACCAGACTGCAGTCAAAGTGCCTACAACGCCTGCCAGCCCGGTGAAGAACTGGGGAGGATTCCGGATTCCAAAGAAGGGGGAACGGCAGCAGCAGGGAGAGGCCCATGAGGGGGCCTGCCACCAGCACTCAGACTACCCCTATCTGGGCCTAGGCAGAGTTCCAGCTAAGGAAAGGgccaaaaacaaattaaaatctgACAATGAGAATGACGGGTATGTCCCTGATGTAGAGATGAGTGACTCAGAGAGTGAGGCATCAGAGAAGAAATGTATACACGCCAGCAGCACCATCAACAGGAGGACAGACATTATCAGGAGAAGCATCTTGGCCTCTTGA
- the JADE1 gene encoding protein Jade-1 isoform X4, whose protein sequence is MASCDRGCLLFPGEIMKRGRLPSSSEDSDDNGSLSTTWSQNSRSQHRRGSCSRHEDRKPSEVFRTDLITAMKLHDSYQLNPDEYYVLADPWRQEWEKGVQVPVSPGTIPQPVARVVSEEKSLMFIRPKKYIVSPGSEPPELGYVDIRTLADSVCRYDLNDMDAAWLELTNEEFKEMGMPELDEYTMERVLEEFEQRCYDNMNHAIETEEGLGIEYDEDVVCDVCQSPDGEDGNEMVFCDKCNICVHQACYGILKVPEGSWLCRTCALGVQPKCLLCPKKGGAMKPTRSGTKWVHVSCALWIPEVSIGSPEKMEPITKVSHIPSSRWALVCSLCNEKFGASIQCSVKNCRTAFHVTCAFDRGLEMKTILAENDEVKFKSYCPKHSSHRKPEESLGEGATQENGASECSPRNPLEPFASLEQNQEEAHRVSVRKQKLQQLEDEFYTFVNLLDVARALRLPEEVVDFLYQYWKLKRKVNFNKPLITPKKDEEDNLAKREQDVLFRRLQLFTHLRQDLERVRNLTYMVTRREKIKRSVCKVQEQIFNLYTKLLEQERVSGVPSSSCFSSSLENMLLFNSPSVGPDAPKIEDLKWHSAFFRKQMGTSLVHSLKKPHKRDPLQNSTGSGGKALLKQPDLCGRREGMVVPESFLSFEKTFAEARLLSAQQKNGVVVPDHGDRRDHRFHCDLSKGDLKDRSCKQSHKPLRSTDMSQRHLDSTRATTSPGGGQSAPGTRKEIVPKCNGSLIRVNYNQTAVKVPTTPASPVKNWGGFRIPKKGERQQQGEAHEGACHQHSDYPYLGLGRVPAKERAKNKLKSDNENDGYVPDVEMSDSESEASEKKCIHASSTINRRTDIIRRSILAS, encoded by the exons gtGTTTAGGACAGACCTGATCACCGCTATGAAGTTGCATGACTCCTATCAGCTGAACCCAGATGAGTACTATGTGTTGGCAGATCCCTGGAGACAGGAGTGGGAGAAAGGAGTCCAGGTGCCCGTGAGCCCTGGGACCATCCCTCAGCCTGTGGCCAG GGTCGTGTCTGAAGAGAAATCCCTCATGTTCATCAGGCCCAAGAAATACATTGTCTCACCGGGCTCCGAGCCTCCAGAGTTGGGCTATGTTGATATCCGGACGCTGGCTGACAGTGTGTGTCGTTACGACCTCAACGACATGGATGCTGCATGGCTGGAACTGACCAATGAGGAATTTAAGGAGATGG GAATGCCTGAGTTAGATGAATACACCATGGAGAGGGTCCTGGAGGAATTTGAACAGCGATGCTATGACAATATGAATCATGCCATAGAGACCGAAGAAGGCCTGGGGATTGAATATGATGAAGATGTTGTCTGTGATGTCTGCCAGTCACCTGATGGTGAGGACGGCAACGAGATGGTGTTCTGTGACAAATGCAACATCTGTGTGCACCAG GCCTGTTATGGAATCCTCAAGGTCCCAGAGGGTAGTTGGCTATGCCGGACATGTGCCCTAGGGGTTCAGCCAAAGTGTTTGCTGTGTCCCAAGAAAGGCGGAGCTATGAAGCCTACCCGCAGTGGCACCAAATGGGTCCATGTCAGCTGTGCTCTGTGGATCCCTGAG GTGAGCATTGGCAGCCCCGAGAAGATGGAACCCATCACGAAGGTGTCTCACATCCCCAGCAGTCGGTGGGCGCTGGTGTGTAGCCTCTGCAATGAGAAGTTTGGGGCCTCCATACAG TGCTCTGTGAAGAACTGCCGCACAGCCTTTCACGTGACCTGTGCTTTCGACCGGGGCCTGGAGATGAAGACCATCTTGGCGGAGAACGATGAAGTCAAGTTCAAGTCCTACTGCCCGAAGCACAGCTCACATAGAAAACCCGAGGAGAGCCTCGGTGAGGGGGCCACTCAGGAGAATGGGGCCTCTGAGTGTTCCCCTCGGAATCCACTGGAGCCTTTTGCCAGCCTTGAGCAGAATCAAGAAGAGGCCCACCGGGTGAGTGTCCGTAAGCAGAAGCTGCAGCAGCTGGAAGATGAGTTCTACACCTTCGTCAACCTGCTGGATGTTGCCAGGGCCCTGCGGCTGCCTGAGGAAGTAGTGGATTTCCTGTACCAGTACTGGAAGTTGAAGAGGAAGGTCAACTTCAACAAGCCCTTGATCACTCCAAAGAAAGACGAAGAGGACAATCTAGCGAAGAGGGAGCAGGATGTCTTGTTTAGGAGGCTGCAGCTGTTCACTCATCTGCGGCAGGACCTGGAGAGG GTTCGGAACCTCACTTACATGGTGACCCGCAGGGAAAAGATTAAGCGATCTGTGTGCAAAGTCCAGGAACAGATATTCAATCTTTACACTAAGCTCTTGGAGCAAGAAAGAGTTTCAG GTGTGCCTTCATCTTCCTGCTTCTCGTCCTCACTGGAAAACATGCTTTTGTTCAACAGTCCTTCTGTGGGCCCTGATGCTCCCAAGATAGAGGACTTGAAGTGGCATTCTGCGTTCTTCAGGAAGCAAATGGGTACTTCCTTGGTTCATTCGCTGAAAAAGCCCCATAAGCGAGATCCATTGCAGAACAGCACTGGGAGTGGAGGCAAAGCCCTGCTGAAGCAGCCAGACCTGTGTGGTAGAAGGGAGGGGATGGTGGTCCCAGAGAGCTTTTTGAGTTTTGAAAAGACCTTTGCAGAAGCGCGTCTCCTGTCAGCACAACAGAAAAATGGTGTGGTGGTGCCCGACCACGGGGACAGAAGAGACCATCGTTTCCATTGTGATCTCAGTAAGGGAGACTTAAAGGACAGATCTTGTAAACAGAGCCACAAGCCTCTCAGGTCCACAGACATGTCCCAGAGGCATCTGGACAGCACACGAGCTACCACCTCCCCTGGAGGGGGGCAGTCAGCACCCGGCACAAGGAAGGAGATAGTGCCCAAGTGCAACGGCTCCCTAATCAGAGTAAACTATAACCAGACTGCAGTCAAAGTGCCTACAACGCCTGCCAGCCCGGTGAAGAACTGGGGAGGATTCCGGATTCCAAAGAAGGGGGAACGGCAGCAGCAGGGAGAGGCCCATGAGGGGGCCTGCCACCAGCACTCAGACTACCCCTATCTGGGCCTAGGCAGAGTTCCAGCTAAGGAAAGGgccaaaaacaaattaaaatctgACAATGAGAATGACGGGTATGTCCCTGATGTAGAGATGAGTGACTCAGAGAGTGAGGCATCAGAGAAGAAATGTATACACGCCAGCAGCACCATCAACAGGAGGACAGACATTATCAGGAGAAGCATCTTGGCCTCTTGA
- the JADE1 gene encoding protein Jade-1 isoform X7 gives MKRGRLPSSSEDSDDNGSLSTTWSQNSRSQHRRGSCSRHEDRKPSEVFRTDLITAMKLHDSYQLNPDEYYVLADPWRQEWEKGVQVPVSPGTIPQPVARVVSEEKSLMFIRPKKYIVSPGSEPPELGYVDIRTLADSVCRYDLNDMDAAWLELTNEEFKEMGMPELDEYTMERVLEEFEQRCYDNMNHAIETEEGLGIEYDEDVVCDVCQSPDGEDGNEMVFCDKCNICVHQACYGILKVPEGSWLCRTCALGVQPKCLLCPKKGGAMKPTRSGTKWVHVSCALWIPEVSIGSPEKMEPITKVSHIPSSRWALVCSLCNEKFGASIQCSVKNCRTAFHVTCAFDRGLEMKTILAENDEVKFKSYCPKHSSHRKPEESLGEGATQENGASECSPRNPLEPFASLEQNQEEAHRVSVRKQKLQQLEDEFYTFVNLLDVARALRLPEEVVDFLYQYWKLKRKVNFNKPLITPKKDEEDNLAKREQDVLFRRLQLFTHLRQDLERVMIDTDTL, from the exons gtGTTTAGGACAGACCTGATCACCGCTATGAAGTTGCATGACTCCTATCAGCTGAACCCAGATGAGTACTATGTGTTGGCAGATCCCTGGAGACAGGAGTGGGAGAAAGGAGTCCAGGTGCCCGTGAGCCCTGGGACCATCCCTCAGCCTGTGGCCAG GGTCGTGTCTGAAGAGAAATCCCTCATGTTCATCAGGCCCAAGAAATACATTGTCTCACCGGGCTCCGAGCCTCCAGAGTTGGGCTATGTTGATATCCGGACGCTGGCTGACAGTGTGTGTCGTTACGACCTCAACGACATGGATGCTGCATGGCTGGAACTGACCAATGAGGAATTTAAGGAGATGG GAATGCCTGAGTTAGATGAATACACCATGGAGAGGGTCCTGGAGGAATTTGAACAGCGATGCTATGACAATATGAATCATGCCATAGAGACCGAAGAAGGCCTGGGGATTGAATATGATGAAGATGTTGTCTGTGATGTCTGCCAGTCACCTGATGGTGAGGACGGCAACGAGATGGTGTTCTGTGACAAATGCAACATCTGTGTGCACCAG GCCTGTTATGGAATCCTCAAGGTCCCAGAGGGTAGTTGGCTATGCCGGACATGTGCCCTAGGGGTTCAGCCAAAGTGTTTGCTGTGTCCCAAGAAAGGCGGAGCTATGAAGCCTACCCGCAGTGGCACCAAATGGGTCCATGTCAGCTGTGCTCTGTGGATCCCTGAG GTGAGCATTGGCAGCCCCGAGAAGATGGAACCCATCACGAAGGTGTCTCACATCCCCAGCAGTCGGTGGGCGCTGGTGTGTAGCCTCTGCAATGAGAAGTTTGGGGCCTCCATACAG TGCTCTGTGAAGAACTGCCGCACAGCCTTTCACGTGACCTGTGCTTTCGACCGGGGCCTGGAGATGAAGACCATCTTGGCGGAGAACGATGAAGTCAAGTTCAAGTCCTACTGCCCGAAGCACAGCTCACATAGAAAACCCGAGGAGAGCCTCGGTGAGGGGGCCACTCAGGAGAATGGGGCCTCTGAGTGTTCCCCTCGGAATCCACTGGAGCCTTTTGCCAGCCTTGAGCAGAATCAAGAAGAGGCCCACCGGGTGAGTGTCCGTAAGCAGAAGCTGCAGCAGCTGGAAGATGAGTTCTACACCTTCGTCAACCTGCTGGATGTTGCCAGGGCCCTGCGGCTGCCTGAGGAAGTAGTGGATTTCCTGTACCAGTACTGGAAGTTGAAGAGGAAGGTCAACTTCAACAAGCCCTTGATCACTCCAAAGAAAGACGAAGAGGACAATCTAGCGAAGAGGGAGCAGGATGTCTTGTTTAGGAGGCTGCAGCTGTTCACTCATCTGCGGCAGGACCTGGAGAGGGTAATGATTGACACTGACACCTTGTAG